The following proteins are co-located in the Manihot esculenta cultivar AM560-2 chromosome 7, M.esculenta_v8, whole genome shotgun sequence genome:
- the LOC110618974 gene encoding uncharacterized protein At4g06744, producing the protein MGILYLCTRTIIHTSLFFVLCFLGVIGQAPQSPSPLASPPPLETQALTFLDQRLATVYPIIQNFKSIVTSDPLNVTQSWVGPDICNYTGFYCDHPPDNDSATALAAIDFNGFHLSASTLDGFIDQLPDLAFFHANSNNFTGTISPKIANLPYFYELDLSNNNFFGNFPMAILGIRDLYFLDIRFNSFTGSVPPQIFTQRLDVLFLNNNNFMQKLPDALGSTPVLYLTLANNKFTGPIPRSIFNVSSTLTEILLLNNQLTGCIPYELGLLRQLVLFDASNNLLTGPLPCSLGCLTKIELLNLAGNLLYGQVPEVLCALENLSNLSLSGNYFSKLGPLCRKLVKSGVLDIRKNCIHDLPEQRSFHECFAFFMHPRYCPYWPSFFNFNPCKVHPPIHPPMGPKRNLISYKSLSRHRM; encoded by the coding sequence ATGGGAATCCTTTATTTATGCACCAGAACCATAATCCACACCTCTCTATTCTTTGTTCTATGTTTCCTTGGTGTGATTGGCCAAGCTCCTCAAAGCCCATCCCCACTTGCATCACCACCTCCACTAGAAACACAGGCTTTGACTTTCTTAGACCAAAGACTTGCTACAGTATACCCAATAATCCAAAACTTCAAGAGCATTGTCACCTCAGATCCCCTTAATGTTACTCAATCATGGGTTGGCCCAGATATATGCAACTACACAGGGTTCTACTGTGATCACCCACCTGATAAtgactctgccactgccctAGCTGCCATTGATTTCAATGGGTTCCATCTCTCTGCTTCTACTCTTGATGGGTTCATTGATCAGCTCCCAGACCTTGCTTTTTTCCATGCGAATTCTAACAACTTCACCGGCACCATATCACCAAAAATTGCTAACCTCCCATATTTTTACGAACTGGACCTAAGCAACAACAACTTCTTTGGCAATTTTCCTATGGCGATCCTTGGCATCAGAGACCTATATTTTTTAGACATCCGATTCAATTCCTTTACTGGGTCAGTGCCTCCTCAGATTTTTACACAGAGACTTGACGTACTCTTCCTTAATAACAACAACTTCATGCAGAAACTCCCTGATGCCCTGGGCTCAACCCCAGTGCTTTACCTCACTTTAGCCAACAACAAGTTCACAGGGCCAATCCCACGAAGCATCTTCAACGTTTCTTCAACATTAACAGAGATTTTGCTCTTGAACAACCAATTGACAGGCTGCATCCCATATGAACTTGGATTATTGAGACAATTAGTCCTTTTTGATGCAAGTAACAACCTATTAACGGGTCCTTTACCCTGCTCTTTAGGATGCTTAACCAAGATTGAGCTGCTAAACCTTGCAGGAAATTTGTTGTATGGGCAGGTGCCTGAGGTTCTGTGTGCATTAGAGAACTTGTCAAATTTATCACTTTCGGGAAATTATTTCAGTAAGCTAGGGCCATTGTGTAGGAAACTAGTGAAGAGTGGGGTTCTCGATATCAGGAAAAATTGTATTCATGATCTTCCTGAGCAGAGGTCGTTTCACGAATGTTTTGCTTTCTTCATGCACCCTAGATACTGTCCATACTGGCCTtctttcttcaatttcaatcctTGCAAGGTTCATCCACCGATTCATCCTCCCATGGGTCCAAAGAGAAATTTGATTAGCTATAAATCTCTTTCAAGACACAGAATGTGA